The proteins below are encoded in one region of Aeromonas veronii:
- the fabG gene encoding 3-oxoacyl-ACP reductase FabG yields the protein MSFTDKVVLVTGASRGIGRAIAETFAARGAKVVGTATSESGAAAISAYLGEQGCGMALNVTSQESIEAVFADIKARFGDIDILINNAGITRDNLLMRMKDDEWNEIIDTNLTSLYRLSKPVLRAMMKKRHGRIISIGSVVGTMGNAGQVNYAAAKAGLVGFTKSLAREVASRGITVNAVAPGFIETDMTRALNEEQRAGIMSQVPAARLGDPKEIAAAVVFLASDDAAYITGETLHVNGGMYMV from the coding sequence ATGAGTTTTACCGATAAGGTTGTCTTGGTCACCGGTGCCAGTCGTGGCATCGGCCGCGCGATTGCCGAAACGTTCGCAGCCCGTGGCGCCAAGGTTGTAGGCACGGCCACCAGCGAGAGCGGCGCCGCCGCCATCAGCGCCTATCTGGGCGAGCAGGGCTGCGGTATGGCACTGAACGTGACCAGCCAGGAATCCATTGAAGCCGTCTTTGCCGATATCAAGGCGCGTTTCGGTGACATCGACATTCTCATCAACAACGCCGGGATCACCCGTGACAACCTGTTGATGCGCATGAAAGACGATGAGTGGAACGAGATCATCGACACCAACCTGACCTCGCTCTACCGCCTGAGCAAGCCGGTGCTGCGTGCCATGATGAAGAAGCGCCATGGCCGCATCATCAGCATCGGTTCCGTGGTTGGCACCATGGGCAACGCGGGTCAGGTGAACTATGCCGCCGCCAAGGCCGGTCTGGTGGGCTTCACCAAGTCCCTGGCCCGTGAAGTGGCTTCCCGTGGCATTACTGTGAATGCGGTTGCCCCCGGTTTCATCGAGACCGACATGACCCGTGCACTCAACGAAGAGCAGCGCGCCGGCATCATGAGCCAGGTGCCTGCCGCCCGTTTGGGCGATCCGAAAGAAATTGCCGCCGCTGTGGTATTCTTGGCGTCTGATGACGCTGCTTACATCACTGGCGAAACCCTGCATGTTAATGGCGGGATGTACATGGTGTAA
- the acpP gene encoding acyl carrier protein produces the protein MSNIEERVKKIIIEQLGVKEEDVKNAASFVDDLGADSLDTVELVMALEEEFDTEIPDEEAEKITTVQAAIDYITANQE, from the coding sequence ATGAGCAACATCGAAGAACGCGTAAAGAAAATCATCATCGAACAACTGGGTGTTAAAGAGGAAGACGTTAAGAACGCTGCCTCCTTCGTCGACGACCTGGGCGCTGACTCTTTGGATACCGTTGAACTGGTAATGGCGCTGGAAGAAGAATTCGATACCGAAATTCCTGATGAAGAAGCCGAGAAGATCACCACTGTTCAAGCGGCTATCGACTACATCACCGCTAATCAGGAATAA
- the fabF gene encoding beta-ketoacyl-ACP synthase II — MSKRRVVVTGLGMLSPVGNTAESSWQALLNGQSGISLIDHFDTSEFATRFAGLVKEFDPEQYGINRKEARKMDLFIQYGVAAGVQALDDSGLVINEENAERVGVAIGSGIGGLGLIEQNHSSLINGGPRKLSPFFVPSTIINMVSGHLSIMKGLQGPNIAVTTACTTGTHAIGMAGRMIAYGDADVMVAGGTEKASTPMGMGGFAAAKALSTRNDEPQKASRPWDKDRDGFVLGDGAGVLVLEEYEHAKARGAKIYAELVGFGMSGDAYHMTAPPSDGDGGARAMKNAIKDAGIAPEQIGYINAHGTSTPLGDVAELRGMKKVFGEHANALMISSTKSMTGHLLGAAGAIEAIITVLSLRDQKVAPTINLDNPDEECDLDLVPHVAKAGQFEYALSNSFGFGGTNGSLIFKRV; from the coding sequence GTGTCAAAACGCAGAGTCGTGGTGACCGGCTTGGGGATGCTTTCCCCGGTGGGTAACACTGCCGAATCCAGCTGGCAAGCCCTGCTCAACGGGCAGAGCGGCATTTCCCTCATCGACCACTTTGATACCAGTGAATTCGCGACCCGCTTCGCCGGCCTGGTGAAAGAGTTCGATCCCGAACAATACGGCATCAACCGCAAAGAAGCCCGCAAGATGGATCTCTTCATCCAGTACGGCGTGGCGGCGGGTGTGCAGGCGCTGGACGATTCTGGCCTCGTCATCAACGAAGAGAATGCCGAGCGGGTAGGCGTTGCCATCGGCTCCGGCATCGGTGGCCTGGGTCTCATCGAACAGAACCACAGCAGCCTCATCAATGGCGGCCCGCGCAAGCTGAGCCCCTTCTTCGTGCCGTCCACCATCATCAATATGGTGTCCGGTCATCTCTCCATCATGAAAGGCCTGCAAGGCCCGAACATCGCCGTGACCACCGCCTGCACCACGGGCACCCATGCCATCGGCATGGCCGGGCGCATGATCGCCTACGGGGATGCGGATGTCATGGTGGCGGGCGGGACCGAGAAGGCCTCCACCCCCATGGGGATGGGCGGCTTCGCGGCGGCCAAGGCGCTCTCCACCCGCAACGACGAGCCCCAGAAGGCGAGCCGCCCCTGGGACAAGGATCGCGATGGCTTCGTGCTGGGTGACGGCGCCGGGGTGCTGGTGCTCGAAGAGTACGAACACGCCAAGGCGCGCGGCGCCAAGATCTACGCCGAGCTGGTCGGCTTTGGCATGAGCGGCGACGCCTACCACATGACGGCGCCTCCCTCGGACGGTGACGGTGGCGCGCGTGCCATGAAGAACGCCATCAAGGATGCGGGCATCGCCCCCGAGCAGATCGGTTACATCAATGCCCACGGCACCTCCACCCCCCTCGGGGACGTGGCGGAACTGCGTGGCATGAAGAAGGTGTTTGGCGAACATGCCAATGCCCTGATGATCAGCTCCACCAAGTCGATGACCGGTCACCTGCTGGGCGCTGCCGGCGCCATCGAGGCGATCATCACCGTGTTGTCCCTGCGGGATCAGAAGGTGGCTCCCACCATCAACCTGGACAACCCGGACGAGGAGTGTGATCTGGATCTGGTGCCCCACGTGGCCAAGGCCGGTCAGTTTGAGTATGCCCTCTCCAATTCGTTTGGTTTCGGCGGCACCAATGGCTCCCTGATCTTCAAACGCGTATAA
- the pabC gene encoding aminodeoxychorismate lyase: protein MLINGVSTEALSARDRGLAYADGHFTTMLVQGGEVVWWPDHLARLQQASHRLGFAAIPWDQLAAEVASLAAGQTQAVVKVVLTRGSGGRGYDGVNCDSPTRIVSLADYPAHYPDWQRTGIEALICQQRLGDAPMLAGLKSLGRLEQVLLKRELAARGGVEGIVLNSRGFLVEGVSANLFWRRGKTVFTPDLTHGGVDGIMRRRVMGMLKQMGIELRVVEAPLESLWQAEEVWLTNTLMGIVPLNRIGDQGYPNPVLIRRLQERLVIEV from the coding sequence ATGCTGATCAATGGAGTGTCAACAGAAGCCCTATCTGCCAGGGACCGCGGTCTGGCATACGCAGATGGCCATTTCACCACCATGCTGGTGCAGGGAGGGGAGGTCGTCTGGTGGCCGGATCACCTGGCTCGCCTGCAGCAGGCCAGCCATCGGCTCGGCTTTGCCGCCATCCCCTGGGATCAGCTTGCCGCCGAGGTGGCAAGCCTGGCGGCGGGTCAGACGCAGGCTGTCGTGAAAGTCGTGCTGACCCGTGGCAGTGGCGGACGGGGTTATGACGGGGTCAACTGCGACTCACCCACCCGTATTGTTTCGCTGGCTGATTATCCGGCCCACTACCCGGACTGGCAGCGGACCGGCATTGAAGCGCTGATCTGTCAGCAACGCCTCGGGGACGCCCCCATGCTGGCGGGGCTCAAGAGCCTCGGGCGGCTAGAGCAAGTTTTGCTCAAGCGCGAACTTGCCGCGCGCGGTGGAGTCGAAGGTATAGTGTTGAACAGCCGCGGATTTCTGGTAGAAGGTGTCAGCGCGAATCTGTTTTGGCGTCGTGGCAAGACGGTGTTTACCCCGGATCTCACCCATGGCGGTGTGGACGGCATCATGCGACGACGTGTGATGGGGATGCTTAAACAGATGGGCATTGAACTGCGTGTCGTGGAGGCTCCGCTGGAGTCACTGTGGCAGGCCGAAGAAGTATGGTTGACCAATACCCTGATGGGCATAGTGCCGCTCAATCGCATTGGCGATCAAGGCTATCCCAACCCGGTATTGATCCGCCGTTTACAGGAGCGTTTGGTCATTGAAGTTTAA
- the mltG gene encoding endolytic transglycosylase MltG: MKFNRLYTLLAGAALTAAVAGGYVYYKWQEVETLTNKGPTRLFTVEKGAHAARLITELGEGEPAPWAVRLWLRGHPELVAIKSGTYEIKEGAPLKETLSLFASGKEFHFSLTFVEGSRFEDWQKQLASAPYLERLTVEQDETEIAQELGIENGKLEGWFLPETYAYTTHASDISILRRAYQDMQSFLLQNWDKRQANLPYKSPYEALIMASIIEKETGQPDERAQIASVFVNRLRLGMKLQTDPTVIYGVKDRYDGNIRRSDLTDINPYNTYVIDGLPPTPIAMPGKASIEAALNPLSTDYLYFVAKGGGAHYFSKTLDEHNRAVREYILKKP, encoded by the coding sequence TTGAAGTTTAATCGACTTTATACTCTGCTCGCGGGAGCGGCCCTGACGGCCGCCGTCGCCGGGGGGTATGTGTATTACAAATGGCAAGAGGTGGAGACCCTCACCAACAAGGGGCCGACCCGCCTCTTCACCGTCGAGAAGGGCGCCCATGCGGCGCGCCTCATCACCGAGCTCGGGGAGGGGGAACCTGCCCCCTGGGCGGTGCGTCTGTGGTTGCGTGGCCATCCCGAATTGGTGGCCATCAAGTCCGGCACCTATGAGATCAAGGAAGGGGCTCCGCTCAAGGAGACCCTCTCCCTGTTCGCCTCTGGCAAGGAGTTCCACTTCAGCCTCACCTTCGTGGAAGGATCCCGCTTCGAGGATTGGCAGAAACAGCTCGCCAGCGCGCCTTATCTGGAGCGTTTGACGGTGGAGCAGGACGAGACGGAAATCGCTCAGGAGCTGGGCATAGAGAATGGCAAGCTGGAAGGGTGGTTCCTGCCAGAGACTTATGCTTACACCACCCACGCCAGCGATATTTCCATCTTACGTCGCGCCTATCAGGATATGCAGTCCTTCCTGCTGCAGAACTGGGACAAGCGTCAGGCCAATCTGCCCTACAAGAGCCCTTATGAGGCGCTGATCATGGCCTCCATCATCGAAAAAGAGACCGGTCAGCCGGACGAACGGGCGCAGATCGCCTCCGTCTTCGTCAATCGCCTGCGTCTTGGCATGAAGCTGCAGACTGACCCCACCGTCATCTACGGGGTCAAGGACAGGTACGATGGCAACATCCGCCGCAGCGATCTGACCGACATCAACCCCTATAACACCTATGTGATCGATGGCCTGCCGCCGACCCCCATCGCCATGCCGGGCAAGGCTTCCATCGAGGCGGCGCTCAATCCCCTGTCGACCGACTATCTCTATTTCGTCGCCAAAGGGGGCGGGGCCCACTACTTCTCCAAGACCCTCGATGAACACAATCGGGCGGTGCGCGAATACATATTGAAGAAACCCTAA
- the tmk gene encoding dTMP kinase codes for MSKFIVIEGLEGAGKSSAVRYVTDYLQTHGVGRIECTREPGGTPLAERIRAIVKEVHDERLTIEAELLLMYASRVQLVETRIKPALADGVWVVGDRHDLSSQAYQGGGRGIDAQLIKAIKQAVLGDFKPDLTLYLDIDPALGLQRARHRGELDRIELEKIGFFERTRLRYLELAAQDEAIKVIDAGQTPAEVKAAIEATLDAYFTREGLCIPG; via the coding sequence ATGTCTAAATTTATCGTGATTGAAGGACTCGAAGGGGCAGGGAAGAGCTCCGCCGTACGTTATGTCACCGACTATCTGCAGACGCATGGAGTGGGGCGGATCGAGTGCACCCGTGAACCGGGCGGCACACCGCTCGCCGAGCGGATACGCGCCATCGTGAAAGAAGTGCACGACGAGCGCCTTACCATCGAAGCCGAACTGCTGCTGATGTACGCCTCCCGGGTGCAACTGGTGGAAACCCGGATCAAGCCCGCCCTGGCGGACGGCGTCTGGGTGGTGGGGGACAGACATGACCTCTCCTCCCAGGCGTATCAGGGGGGCGGACGCGGTATCGATGCCCAACTCATCAAGGCCATCAAGCAGGCGGTGCTCGGAGATTTCAAACCGGACCTGACCCTCTATCTGGATATCGATCCCGCCCTCGGATTGCAACGTGCTCGCCATCGCGGCGAGCTGGATCGCATCGAGCTGGAAAAAATCGGTTTCTTCGAGCGCACCCGCCTGCGTTACCTGGAACTGGCGGCGCAGGATGAGGCCATCAAGGTGATCGACGCAGGCCAGACACCGGCCGAGGTCAAGGCCGCCATCGAGGCCACCCTCGATGCTTATTTCACGCGCGAGGGCCTATGTATCCCTGGCTGA